In Rattus rattus isolate New Zealand chromosome 9, Rrattus_CSIRO_v1, whole genome shotgun sequence, a genomic segment contains:
- the Galk1 gene encoding galactokinase codes for MAAWRPPRVEELLAEARRAFMEEFGAEPELAVSAPGRVNLIGEHTDYNQGLVLPMALELVTVMVGSPRTDGLVSLLTTSKDADEPQRLQFPLPSAQWSLEPGIPQWANYVKGVIQYYPASPLCGFSAVVVSSVPLGGGLSSSASLEVATYAFLQQLCPDSGSIAARAQVCQRAEHSFAGVPCGIMDQLIALLGQKGYALLIDCRSLETSLVPLSDPKLTVLITNSNVRHSLASSEYPIRRRQCEEVAQALGKESLREVRMEELEAGRELMSKEGFRRARHVVSEIRRTAQGAAALSRGDYKAFGRLMVESHYSLRDDYEVSCPELDLLVEAALSVPGVYGSRMTGGGFGGCTVTLLEASVAPLVMHHIQEQYSGTATFYLTQAADGAQVLSL; via the exons ATGGCTGCTTGGAGACCGCCCCGGGTTGAGGAGCTGCTGGCCGAGGCCCGGCGGGCCTTCATGGAGGAGTTTGGAGCCGAGCCGGAGCTGGCAGTGTCGGCGCCTGGCCGCGTCAACCTCATCGGGGAGCACACGGATTACAACCAGGGCCTGGTGCTGCCCATG GCTCTGGAGCTTGTGACGGTGATGGTTGGCAGCCCCCGGACAGATGGGCTTGTTTCTCTCCTCACCACTTCCAAAGATGCAGACGAGCCCCAGCGACTGCAATTCCCACTGCCCTCAGCCCAGTGGTCCTTGGAGCCTGGAATCCCACAGTGGGCCAATTATGTCAAGGGAGTGATTCAGTATTACCCAG CTTCCCCTCTCTGTGGCTTCAGCGCAGTGGTGGTCAGCTCAGTGCCCCTGGGGGGTGGTCTTTCCAGCTCAGCTTCTCTGGAAGTGGCCACGTACGCCTTCCTCCAGCAGCTCTGCCCAG ACTCGGGGTCAATAGCCGCTCGGGCCCAGGTGTGTCAACGGGCTGAGCACAGCTTCGCAGGGGTGCCCTGTGGCATCATGGACCAGCTCATCGCACTGCTGGGGCAGAAAGGCTATGCGCTACTCATTGACTGCAG GTCCCTGGAAACAAGCCTGGTGCCGTTGTCAGACCCTAAGCTGACCGTGCTCATCACCAACTCCAATGTCCGCCATTCCCTGGCCTCCAGCGAGTACCCGATTCGTCGGCGCCAGTGTGAAGAAGTGGCCCAGGCCCTGGGCAAGGAGAGCCTTCGGGAGGTGCGGATGGAGGAACTTGAGG CGGGCAGGGAGCTGATGAGCAAGGAGGGTTTCCGGCGGGCCCGGCACGTGGTTAGCGAGATCCGGCGAACAGCCCAGGGAGCAGCTGCTCTGAGCCGAGGAGACTATAAGGCCTTTGGACGTCTCATGGTGGAGAGTCACTATTCCCTCAG AGATGACTATGAGGTGAGCTGCCCTGAGCTGGACCTATTGGTTGAGGCCGCGCTCTCTGTGCCTGGGGTTTACGGCAGTCGCATGACAGGCGGTGGCTTCGGCGGCTGCACCGTCACGTTGCTGGAGGCCTCTGTGGCCCCCCTTGTCATGCATCACATACAG GAGCAGTACAGCGGGACAGCCACCTTCTACCTCACTCAAGCTGCCGATGGAGCCCAGGTGCTGAGCTTGTGA